In the genome of Bombus affinis isolate iyBomAffi1 chromosome 7, iyBomAffi1.2, whole genome shotgun sequence, one region contains:
- the LOC126918587 gene encoding lachesin-like encodes MALLCGMASRDIVLCFFLAAFLYSSFGQAMPKSEIQPEFLALLENHTVIQGRDVSFTCVVNHLQSYKVAWMKSDSKAILAIHTHMVAQNPRLSVTHNGHNTWKLHVTNVQPNDSGTYMCQVNTDPMRSQIGHMKVVIPPDIMDLDDSADLLTAKENSDLRLRCRATGTPKPVVTWRREDGRNITLRTEHGVQRVKSYEGEQLHLTGILRQEMGSYLCIASNGVPPTVSKRYYVNVRFKPLIKVSNQLVAAPVNSDVVLHCYVESWPKALNTWYRENGMKLLSDEKHDLTEIPLNDYAYQLNLTIRRLNRDDFGSYSCSAENLLGKAEGTIRLQELHLTRTTSIPIRYNTDFLDKYGTKKQMDRTGNHEFGREGGSLSKNGNMGHAKPMLRRNSSNTLTDVTMKKSKVSSYPAPAPAPAHSTPTQLSVQNSVTSLRQHSRLNCVGLMFVFLVIVICNS; translated from the exons ATGGCCTTGCTCTGTGGTATGGCATCGCGGGACATTGTTCTCTGCTTCTTCCTTGCTGCCTTCCTGTATTCGAGTTTCG GTCAAGCGATGCCAAAGTCCGAGATCCAGCCAGAATTTCTAGCACTTCTGGAGAACCATACGGTCATTCAAGGTCGTGACGTCTCCTTCACCTGCGTCGTTAATCATCTTCAATCTTACAAG GTCGCTTGGATGAAGTCCGACTCGAAAGCTATCCTGGCCATTCATACGCACATGGTCGCTCAAAACCCACGGTTGTCTGTCACTCACAATGGACATAACACGTGGAAACTGCACGTGACCAACGTCCAACCGAACGACTCTGGCACGTACATGTGTCAAGTTAATACGGATCCTATGAGGAGTCAG ATTGGTCACATGAAGGTAGTGATACCGCCCGATATCATGGATTTGGACGATTCGGCCGATCTCCTAACGGCGAAAGAGAACAGTGATCTGCGACTACGTTGTCGCGCCACAGGAACACCGAAACCTGTGGTCACTTGGCGACGAGAAGATGGACGAAATATCACTCTTCGAACGGAGCATGGTGTTCAACGAG TAAAGTCGTACGAAGGGGAGCAACTTCATCTGACGGGCATTCTGCGGCAGGAGATGGGCTCTTACCTTTGCATCGCCTCGAACGGCGTGCCGCCAACGGTCAGCAAACGATATTACGTGAACGTACGAT TTAAACCGCTGATTAAAGTCTCGAACCAATTAGTAGCGGCACCTGTTAACAGCGACGTCGTTCTTCATTGCTACGTCGAGTCCTGGCCGAAAGCTCTGAATACATGGTACAGGGAGAATG GTATGAAATTACTGTCGGACGAGAAACATGATCTAACGGAGATTCCGTTGAACGATTATGCGTATCAGTTGAACTTGACCATCAGGAGACTGAATAGGGACGACTTCGGTAGTTACAGCTGCTCGGCGGAAAATTTGCTTGGCAAGGCCGAAGGAACGATAAGACTACAAG AGTTGCATTTGACGCGAACCACGTCGATACCTATTCGCTACAACACGGACTTCTTAGACAAGTACGGCACGAAGAAGCAAATGGACAGAACAGGGAACCATGAATTCGGACGAGAAGGTGGTTCGTTGTCGAAAAATGGAAATATGGGTCACGCAAAGCCGATGTTAAGGAGAAACAGTTCGAACACGTTGACGGATGTCACAATGAAAAAATCGAAAGTTTCATCATATCCGGCACCTGCACCTGCGCCAGCGCATTCTACACCGACTCAACTGAGCGTTCAGAATAGCGTCACATCGCTGCGACAACACTCGCGATTAAACTGCGTAGGATTAATGTTCGTTTTCCTAGTGATAGTGATCTGTAACTCGTAA
- the LOC126919054 gene encoding peroxidasin homolog pxn-1-like, whose product MKRLLHALFIFNLLANVVTERANCRIINKWQDMKVTLICTGLTNLTVLMEGYSNSTSITISDSRIYNIPGYSFERFGASLITLDLHGSDIQTISPAAFGKLAKLENLLLWGNKLTTVNYEWFVNMNVYSLKTLDVSFNNIYMISDMVFTMLPNLENFYFDYNKIEAINFQMFDYLRNLKNVKFEKNPWFWGYRAHLTWKFEAMNVNYGKDWDEWEWMNAAIKECSQNGYGVIPQDTILDCIVENLLNYTYELFSTEQQDTKCIGEAQQLVRCMRPKNITGNTDNETARRILEDYTAILPTMFRSNVLFKPPQTRIP is encoded by the exons ATGAAACGTCTGCTACATGCACTTTTCATTTTTAATCTATTGGCAAACGTCGTAACGGAGCGGGCCAATTGTCGAATCATCAACAAATGGCAAGATATGAAAGTCACGTTGATCTGCACGGGACTCACGAACTTAACGGTATTGATGGAAGGGTATAGCAACAGTACGTCGATCACGATTTCAGATTcgagaatatataatataccaGG ATACAGTTTTGAAAGATTTGGTGCGAGCCTGATAACTTTGGATCTACACGGGTCTGACATACAGACTATAAGTCCTGCTGCGTTCGGAAAACTCGCCAAACTAGAGAACTTGTTACTGTGGGGTAACAAGTTGACCACCGTAAACTATGAATGGTTCGTGAACATGAATGTGTACAGTTTAAAAACCCTAGACGTGTCGTTCAACAATATCTATATGATCAGTGATATGGTATTCACAATGCTTCCCAATTTGGAGAACTTCTATTTCGATTACAATAAAATAGAAGCCATCAACTTTCAAATGTTCGACTACTTGAGAAACCTTAAAAATGTAAAGTTTGAGAAGAACCCGTGGTTCTGGGG ATATCGTGCACATTTAACATGGAAGTTTGAGGCTATGAATGTGAATTACGGTAAAGATTGGGACGAATGGGAATGGATGAACGCCGCCATCAAAGAGTGCTCCCAAAATGGCTACGGAGTAATACCGCAAGATACAATTCTCGATTGCATCGTTGAAAACTTACTGAATTACACGTACGAACTGTTTTCTACGGAACAGCAAGACACGAAATGTATCGGGGAAGCTCAACAGTTGGTACGCTGTATGAGACCTAAAAATATTACTGGGAATACGGACAACGAGACTGCGAGAAGAATACTTGAAGATTACACAGCGATTCTACCGACAATGTTCAGATCAAATGTTTTATTTAAACCACCGCAAACTAGAATTCCTTAA
- the LOC126919053 gene encoding APOBEC1 complementation factor-like yields MDITKNIRENAVGECQLTIRLLEMLQRTKYELVQENGQRRLTAPEIIRGEKQRVKGAEIFLGRLPRDCYEDELMPMLETVGRLIELRLMLDFSGSTRGYAFALFENSKIARSACAKLDGYEIRHGHRIGVVKSVDNCRLFFGGVPKNKCKEEFMQELNKILEGIIDIYLYPSAHDKTLNRGFIFVEFKDHRAAAMARRKLIPGRVMLWDHEIAVDWADPEPGDPIDEEVMENVTALFVRNLSLNMPQQKIRDIFQKNTKIPILKLKKINHFAFVHYENRKAAQNVMDIMTRHNGVAEAEGWEIRWAKPIGATKVLERQRCINEALANANSRNLEPSYAKRAPVKKSDPKNIVDMNANNILDITSIHTTALQNFIREKFDGTCYFNCLRVANGSTFMCKITIVRQALILFEYHGESMPTKQNAIVAACTKMYQLIVSTFQDLVLRENEHYCMEQKLGINPVVGSPVSWNREIHYN; encoded by the exons ATGGATATAACTAAGAACATACGGGAGAATGCTGTGGGAGAGTGCCAGTTGACTATCAGATTGCTGGAAATGTTGCAAAGAACGAAATACGAATTGGTGCAAGAAAATGGACAACGCCGTTTAACTGCTCCAGAAATCATTCGTGGCGAGAAGCAACGCGTGAAAGGTGCTGAAATTTTTCTTGGCCGTCTTCCGCGAGATTGTTACGAGGACGAATTAATGCCGATGCTGGAAACGGTCGGTCGTTTGATCGAATTACGATTGATGCTCGATTTTTCTGGATCAACTCGCGGATATGCATTCGCCTtgtttgaaaattcaaaaatagCAAGAAGCGCGTGCGCAAAACTTGACGGTTACGAAATCAGACATGGACATCGCATCGGCGTTGTTAAATCGGTTGATAATTGTCGATTGTTCTTCGGTGGTGTACCCAAGAACAAATGCAAGGAAGAATTTATGCAAGAGTTGAATAAGATTCTTGAGGGCATCATTGATATCTATCTGTATCCAAGTGCACATGACAAGACGCTGAATCGTGGTTTCATATTCGTCGAATTCAAAGATCATAGAGCAGCCGCGATGGCAAGACGAAAGTTAATACCTGGAAGAGTCATGTTATGGGACCATGAAATCGCGGTTGATTGGGCCGACCCTGAACCTGGTGATCCTATCGACGAAGAAGTTATGGAAAAT GTTACTGCTTTATTTGTACGAAATCTATCTTTGAACATGCCACAACAAAAAATTCGAGATATCtttcagaaaaatacaaaaattcctatcttaaaattaaagaaaattaatcATTTCGCGTTCGTACATTATGAAAATCGTAAAGCAGCACAGAATGTAATGGACATTATGACAA GACATAATGGCGTCGCTGAGGCTGAAGGATGGGAAATACGTTGGGCAAAACCAATCGGAGCCACGAAAGTCTTAGAAAGACAACGATGTATCAACGAAGCTCTAGCAAATGCAAACTCACGTAATCTCGAACCAAGTTACGCCAAACGCGCACCAGTGAAAAAGTCTGATCCTAAGAATATCGTGGACATGAACGCTAACAATATACTCGATATAACCTCAATACACACAACTGCTTTACAAAACTTCATTAGAGAAAAGTTTGACGGTACTTGTTACTTTAACTGTTTGCGCGTAGCGAATGGGTCCACTTTTATGTGTAAA aTAACTATTGTTAGACAAGCCCTTATTCTGTTCGAATATCACGGAGAATCAATGCCAACGAAGCAAAACGCTATTGTTGCTGCGTGCACAAAGATGTATCAACTCATAGTGTCTACGTTCCAGGATCTCG TGCTACGAGAAAATGAGCACTATTGCATGGAACAAAAGCTAGGCATTAATCCTGTGGTTGGGTCGCCAGTCAGCTGGAATAGGGAAATACattataattaa
- the LOC126918841 gene encoding neurotrimin-like, protein MLPLRFVSLLVILFAVQAWCKPAKSSESVDYIEDDPPSDYNDDDTIDDEDDTGALEEPPQIISKPQSIHVRNGNTIYLHCLLKNAEKFAVTWKKDDEFLYYDSNPMNADKERMVRLWNNTLVIYNATLNDTSNDYECSILNKPPITIKHRVLVSDEAPVPSPLPPTQQHKPPLVHVTPAKRVEVNVGQNITLGCESREEPLSEIKWYHENKRINKNIIVTDNRITIVNINKHDSGRYQCLIENGKQDPPVEAINVVVNYAPEIETKGKWVHTGLGVESQLMCNVHAHPHAKVTWMKDEKEVMPKRGSIEIKGNKTRHILEILHTEREHLGNYTCIAENILGRAEKTISLTGLPSQAMIFDGEMTKTDSGLILKWQLESYSPITEYKLQYRSKGDDNWIILKPTVTNGKGNQFTVEYKFEGLEPGSYEAILMARNDFGWSPPSKPHMFVGVHAGEQVENVKGSSSSVYRFALDNTILFLVVSSYALSL, encoded by the exons CTTGGTGTAAGCCAGCTAAAAGTTCCGAGAGTGTTGATTACATCGAAGATGATCCACCGTCCGATTACAACGATGATGATACCATCGATGACGAAGATGATACTGGAGCTCTTGAGGAACCACCACAAATCATATCCAAACCACAAAGTATACACGTGAGAAATGGGAACACCATATATCTACATTGTCTATTGAAAAATGCAG AAAAATTCGCTGTCACATGGAAAAAAGACGATGAATTTCTCTACTACGACTCAAATCCAATGAATGCAGACAAGGAGAGGATGGTTCGATTATGGAATAATACCTTAGTGATCTACAATGCAACGCTCAATGATACTTCCAATGATTATGAGTGCAGTATTTTGAACAAGCCACCCATCACGATTAAGCACAGAGTGCTAGTTTCTGACGAAGCACCAGTTCCATCACCATTGCCACCAACACAGCAGCATAAACCACCTCTGGTACATGTCACCCCTGCGAAAAGGGTAGAAGTCAACGTGGGTCAAAACATTACCCTCGGTTGTGAATCAAGGGAAGAACCATTAAGTGAGATAAAGTGGTATCACGAG AATAAAAGAATCAATAAGAACATAATCGTCACTGACAACCGTATAACTATTGTAAATATTAACAAACACGATAGTGGCCGTTATCAGTGTTTGATCGAGAACGGAAAGCAGGATCCACCTGTAGAAGCCATTAACGTCGTTGTTAATT ACGCTCCCGAAATAGAGACAAAGGGGAAATGGGTGCATACCGGTCTTGGTGTTGAATCACAGTTGATGTGTAACGTGCACGCTCATCCGCATGCTAAAGTGACGTGGATGAAAGATGAAAAGGAAGTGATGCCAAAAAGAGGAAGCATAGAGATCAAGGGGAACAAAACACGGCATATCCTCGAGATTCTGCATACCGAAAGGGAACACTTGGGAAATTATACGTGCATCGCGGAAAATATATTAGGACGAGCGGAGAAAACTATTTCCCTTACCG GTCTTCCGTCTCAAGCGATGATTTTTGATGGTGAGATGACAAAGACCGATTCGGGATTGATTTTAAAATGGCAATTGGAGAGTTATTCGCCAATTACCGAATACAAG CTGCAATATCGTAGCAAAGGAGACGATAATTGGATAATTCTGAAGCCGACAGTAACGAATGGTAAAGGAAATCAATTTACTGTCGAGTATAAATTTGAAGGGCTTGAACCTGGATCGTACGAAGCGATCCTTATGGCCAGAAACGATTTCGGATGGTCCCCGCCATCAAAACCACACATGTTTGTGGGAG TACACGCGGGTGAGCAAGTTGAGAATG TTAAAGGATCGTCATCGAGCGTATATCGATTCGCGTTAGACAATACTATCTTATTCCTAGTCGTTTCATCCTATGCTCTAAGTCTGTAA